From the genome of Syntrophales bacterium, one region includes:
- a CDS encoding ParA family protein, whose protein sequence is MVLSVANPKGGVGKTTIAVNLAYAMLLDYKDVMILDLDLQRSASLWAKLREQNLIIPIPVLTTNNVKEISGLCNLYKGNSGLLVVDCAGLDSDYNREVLSMSDVVVIPVRPSQIEVFGLNRFMSVLNTIKKTGHVLINCAYTTSVKKIENLFEFVDNINGLKQLKTVIRYRVDYQDSYASGKSVIEHNKGSQAAKEMHKLRHELREVLKEATK, encoded by the coding sequence ATGGTACTAAGTGTGGCAAACCCCAAGGGTGGCGTGGGCAAAACGACAATAGCCGTTAACTTGGCATATGCAATGCTGCTTGATTACAAAGATGTCATGATTCTGGACCTCGACCTACAACGGTCAGCTTCGTTATGGGCAAAATTACGTGAGCAAAATTTAATAATCCCTATTCCAGTACTAACCACGAACAATGTAAAAGAGATAAGCGGTCTCTGTAATTTATATAAAGGCAATTCCGGACTTCTGGTGGTTGATTGCGCTGGTTTGGATAGCGATTATAACCGCGAAGTTCTATCCATGTCGGACGTTGTCGTTATTCCAGTACGCCCATCACAAATAGAGGTGTTTGGTCTGAACAGGTTTATGTCTGTATTAAATACAATTAAAAAGACAGGACATGTGTTAATTAACTGCGCATATACTACAAGCGTAAAAAAAATAGAAAACCTTTTCGAGTTTGTTGATAATATAAACGGTCTTAAACAGTTAAAAACTGTTATAAGATACAGAGTAGATTATCAAGATTCATATGCATCCGGCAAGTCCGTCATAGAGCATAACAAAGGCTCACAGGCCGCAAAGGAGATGCACAAACTACGTCACGAACTCAGAGAGGTTTTGAAGGAGGCAACAAAATGA